The proteins below are encoded in one region of Methanosarcina barkeri 3:
- a CDS encoding glutaredoxin domain-containing protein yields MSKVSMYTISTCPVCQKTKEFFRTRGVTFDFIDYDLANENEQNKIAVEMMTGAGRIGFPFVRIGDVVVVGFNPERFEQLLKSENLEPATNQA; encoded by the coding sequence ATGTCAAAAGTATCAATGTACACCATAAGCACATGCCCGGTGTGCCAGAAAACAAAGGAATTTTTTCGAACCAGAGGCGTAACATTCGATTTCATCGATTACGATCTCGCTAACGAGAACGAGCAAAACAAAATTGCAGTTGAGATGATGACTGGAGCCGGTCGTATCGGCTTCCCGTTTGTAAGGATAGGCGATGTTGTAGTTGTCGGGTTCAACCCAGAGAGGTTTGAGCAGCTTTTGAAATCGGAGAATCTCGAACCAGCAACCAACCAGGCTTAA
- a CDS encoding alkene reductase: MAGHKDIFSQYRMGDLTLPNRMVMAPMTRNRAGDADVPVSLTVTYYVQRASAGMIITEGSQVSPQGVGYMHTPGIYSEEQVAGWKKVTDAVHQVGGRIFIQLWHVGRVSHSDFLGDDLPVAPSALPVEGFVHTPNGKKPIPMPRALETDEIPDIVKQFRHAAENARKAGFDGVEIHGANGYLLDQFLRSGSNKRTDNYGGNLENRTRLPLEVTKAVIEVWGDDRVGYRISPHNIAHSMSDVNPMETFSYFTKELNKIGLGYLHLIEAIGGRSGFVPPEARLGPMLRKIFERTFILNGGYGLQSGNEAIAKGEADLIAFGVPFLANPDLPERFRQNAPLNRPDVATFYAGGVRGYIDYPALIRR; the protein is encoded by the coding sequence ATGGCAGGGCACAAGGACATTTTTTCACAGTATCGAATGGGAGATCTAACACTGCCAAACCGCATGGTAATGGCGCCGATGACCCGTAACCGTGCAGGGGATGCCGATGTTCCGGTCTCACTGACGGTAACATATTATGTGCAGCGAGCTTCAGCCGGCATGATTATCACCGAGGGCTCGCAGGTTAGCCCTCAGGGAGTGGGCTACATGCATACACCGGGCATATACTCTGAAGAACAGGTAGCCGGCTGGAAGAAAGTGACAGATGCCGTCCATCAGGTTGGAGGCAGGATTTTCATTCAGCTCTGGCACGTAGGACGGGTATCCCATTCCGACTTTCTGGGTGATGATTTACCGGTTGCGCCGTCCGCACTGCCCGTTGAAGGCTTTGTCCACACACCAAATGGGAAAAAGCCAATTCCGATGCCCAGGGCTCTCGAGACCGATGAGATACCAGACATCGTCAAGCAGTTTCGACATGCGGCTGAGAATGCCAGAAAAGCAGGCTTCGATGGTGTGGAAATCCATGGTGCTAACGGCTACCTGCTTGACCAATTTCTGCGGAGCGGGTCCAACAAGCGAACCGATAATTACGGCGGAAACCTTGAGAATAGAACACGTCTGCCGCTTGAGGTCACGAAAGCCGTTATTGAAGTATGGGGCGATGACCGTGTCGGCTATCGCATATCTCCTCACAATATCGCACATTCCATGTCGGATGTAAATCCAATGGAAACCTTTTCTTATTTTACCAAAGAGCTGAACAAAATAGGCCTGGGCTACCTTCATTTAATCGAGGCCATTGGAGGCCGGTCTGGGTTCGTGCCACCAGAAGCACGTCTTGGGCCTATGCTGCGCAAAATTTTCGAAAGGACTTTCATACTGAACGGCGGCTATGGCCTTCAGAGCGGAAATGAGGCCATTGCAAAAGGAGAGGCCGACCTGATCGCCTTCGGAGTGCCGTTCCTGGCCAATCCTGACCTGCCAGAACGCTTCAGGCAAAATGCGCCATTGAACAGGCCGGATGTAGCCACCTTCTACGCAGGAGGTGTGAGAGGCTACATAGACTATCCGGCTCTGATCCGTAGATGA
- a CDS encoding class I SAM-dependent methyltransferase, whose product MFREIGSVRNEADETSQILSLFRDSISGILLNESEFVSAYFNSEYSHYLVVHTPLKYKDPENRTEWNLRFCRDVGVSVVELFTIKAGIAYVKGLMAVNESKIYAILPFTSIDAEKAEKASFPEDQIFRVRSRVLPAVLREIKGDTILDIGSGFGTLTLEIAKNNPDSKVYGIDIHDSHTDQARMNAEILGVRNLEFKTGSVYSLPFENNFMDSVTCFYMLHHLEDLKLALMEIKRVLKKDGILTVVEPLEHQYHNGPHLSEIEWKELFEKAGFYVETQSYEGAVAMKAKK is encoded by the coding sequence ATGTTCAGAGAAATTGGAAGCGTTAGAAATGAAGCTGATGAGACATCACAAATCCTTTCACTTTTCAGAGACAGCATCAGTGGGATATTACTGAATGAATCTGAGTTCGTTTCTGCATACTTCAATTCAGAATACTCCCATTACCTTGTGGTACATACTCCATTAAAATATAAAGATCCTGAAAATAGAACAGAGTGGAACCTGCGGTTTTGCAGAGATGTCGGAGTTTCGGTTGTGGAACTTTTTACAATAAAAGCTGGTATAGCTTACGTAAAAGGTTTGATGGCAGTTAATGAATCCAAAATCTATGCAATCCTTCCCTTTACATCAATAGATGCAGAAAAAGCGGAAAAGGCAAGCTTTCCTGAAGATCAGATCTTCCGCGTGAGATCAAGAGTGCTTCCTGCTGTGCTTCGAGAAATAAAAGGAGATACGATTCTGGATATAGGCAGTGGTTTCGGAACACTCACTCTTGAGATTGCAAAAAATAATCCTGATTCAAAGGTCTACGGTATCGATATTCACGATTCTCATACCGATCAGGCACGAATGAATGCAGAGATCCTTGGTGTACGGAACCTGGAGTTTAAGACAGGCAGTGTATATTCACTTCCTTTTGAAAATAATTTTATGGATTCTGTTACCTGTTTTTACATGCTCCACCATCTTGAAGATTTAAAACTAGCCCTTATGGAAATCAAGAGAGTATTGAAAAAAGATGGGATATTAACCGTAGTAGAACCTCTCGAACATCAATATCACAACGGACCTCACCTTTCTGAAATCGAATGGAAAGAACTTTTTGAAAAAGCAGGCTTTTATGTGGAGACTCAAAGCTATGAAGGAGCAGTAGCTATGAAAGCCAAAAAGTAG
- a CDS encoding helix-turn-helix domain-containing protein, which produces MKSEKESKCNVEEYVEVFGSKWNLLIISHLRESTLRYTELQKRMNGINAKTITTHLRKLEEHAIIERKVYAEVPPRVEYSLTERGKALLPVLGAMSEWSKKNPLLKMTDSEANGKTEI; this is translated from the coding sequence GTGAAATCTGAAAAAGAGTCGAAATGCAACGTAGAAGAGTATGTTGAAGTGTTTGGAAGTAAGTGGAATCTCCTTATAATCTCGCACTTACGGGAAAGTACTCTACGATATACAGAACTGCAAAAAAGAATGAATGGAATCAACGCTAAAACGATAACAACGCATCTCAGAAAACTTGAGGAACATGCGATCATTGAAAGAAAAGTCTATGCGGAAGTTCCACCAAGGGTAGAATATTCATTGACAGAACGCGGGAAGGCACTCCTCCCTGTTCTTGGGGCGATGTCGGAATGGAGTAAAAAAAATCCCTTGTTGAAAATGACTGATAGTGAAGCAAATGGTAAAACGGAAATATGA
- a CDS encoding DUF4013 domain-containing protein — protein MVIIIENVSFSDAFRYPFKRPKRLIYALFLLIPIFGWLILFGYLARLVNEFIEGRYEGPIKLNIMDDMSLGFTIFLKSLPFIIVYVILISAVSYVSETIGILLNLLLSFFIIPILQVNFYRKQTIESYFEFDILNIVKDNLGSYVVAILKQYALAIIFLVLSVVLIGIPALIFTGAIFTANFYGKCTEAKNIFVSKPEYEDQVPV, from the coding sequence ATGGTGATAATTATAGAGAATGTAAGTTTTTCAGATGCCTTTAGGTATCCTTTTAAAAGACCAAAAAGACTTATATATGCACTATTTTTGCTAATCCCGATTTTTGGATGGCTTATACTCTTTGGTTATCTTGCAAGATTGGTTAATGAATTTATTGAGGGTAGATATGAAGGGCCCATTAAACTCAATATTATGGATGATATGAGTCTTGGATTCACTATCTTCTTGAAGTCTCTTCCCTTCATAATTGTATATGTTATCCTAATTTCTGCTGTAAGCTATGTCAGTGAAACCATTGGAATTCTCCTCAATTTGTTACTTTCTTTCTTTATAATTCCAATTCTTCAGGTTAACTTCTATAGGAAACAGACCATTGAGTCTTACTTTGAGTTTGATATACTGAACATTGTTAAGGACAACCTCGGAAGTTATGTTGTGGCAATCTTGAAACAGTATGCACTTGCGATTATCTTTTTGGTTCTCTCAGTTGTACTTATAGGCATACCGGCTTTGATTTTTACAGGCGCAATTTTCACTGCAAATTTTTATGGAAAATGTACTGAAGCAAAAAATATTTTTGTCTCAAAACCAGAATATGAAGATCAGGTGCCAGTCTAA
- a CDS encoding class I SAM-dependent methyltransferase encodes MANCSTDVCSYKRAWALDTWVRNYIHNPYKICGDYIKEGQIALDLGCGPGFFSLSMAEMVGEKGRVVSVDIQEEMLQMLRDKSERAGLRSRIIPHKSQPDKIGISEMVDFALAFYMVHEVPDKKSFLSEVASHLKPDGRLLIVEPKFHVSKPDFDSTLRVALSTGLKQICEPKVLFSRAVLLVKV; translated from the coding sequence ATGGCGAATTGCTCGACCGATGTATGTTCATATAAGAGAGCCTGGGCACTGGACACATGGGTTCGTAATTATATACATAACCCTTACAAAATCTGCGGTGACTATATCAAAGAAGGACAGATCGCTCTGGACCTGGGCTGCGGACCAGGATTTTTTTCCCTGTCAATGGCGGAGATGGTCGGTGAAAAGGGAAGAGTTGTTTCTGTGGATATTCAGGAAGAGATGCTTCAAATGCTAAGGGATAAAAGCGAGCGTGCAGGACTTAGATCTCGTATTATCCCACATAAGTCCCAGCCTGATAAAATAGGTATATCGGAGATGGTGGATTTTGCTCTTGCTTTCTATATGGTTCACGAAGTACCGGATAAAAAGAGTTTTTTGAGTGAAGTTGCTTCACACCTCAAGCCTGATGGAAGGTTATTGATAGTCGAACCGAAATTCCATGTTTCAAAACCTGACTTTGACAGTACCTTAAGGGTTGCCCTATCTACAGGACTAAAACAAATTTGCGAACCTAAGGTTCTCTTCAGTAGAGCAGTGCTTTTGGTTAAGGTATAA
- a CDS encoding flavodoxin family protein, which translates to MKVLAVNSSPRMDKGNTALILNPFLEGMEKAGAEVELFYTRKLNINPCTGEFNCWLKTPGKCYHDDDMKIILPKFVEADVIVIASPVYVFGITGPMKNLFDRIIPRVHPFIELRDGHSHHPSREKPKTCKYVLVSNCGFWEKDNFDPLISYMETYCKNTGSEFAGALLRPHGEAMSGMLKMGIPIGDIFEAAKEAGRQLVENQKMSQETLNVVSRELLPKEMYIQYANQSFQQALEALKK; encoded by the coding sequence ATGAAAGTTCTTGCAGTAAACTCCAGTCCCAGGATGGACAAAGGAAATACTGCCTTGATACTGAACCCTTTTCTTGAAGGGATGGAAAAGGCCGGAGCAGAGGTAGAATTATTCTATACGAGAAAATTAAACATCAATCCCTGTACAGGCGAGTTCAACTGCTGGCTGAAGACACCAGGAAAATGTTACCACGACGACGATATGAAAATAATACTTCCGAAGTTCGTTGAGGCCGACGTTATAGTAATTGCTTCTCCTGTTTATGTATTTGGAATCACGGGCCCTATGAAGAATCTATTTGATCGGATAATTCCCAGGGTACACCCCTTCATAGAGTTGCGCGACGGACACAGTCACCATCCTTCAAGGGAAAAACCCAAAACTTGCAAGTATGTGCTCGTCTCCAACTGCGGTTTCTGGGAAAAGGATAATTTTGATCCTCTTATTTCATACATGGAAACTTATTGCAAGAACACAGGCTCTGAATTTGCAGGAGCACTTTTACGTCCACATGGTGAAGCAATGTCTGGTATGCTAAAAATGGGTATACCCATAGGTGATATATTTGAAGCAGCTAAAGAGGCAGGGCGTCAGCTTGTAGAGAATCAAAAAATGTCACAGGAAACCCTTAATGTCGTGAGCCGTGAACTCCTTCCAAAGGAAATGTATATTCAGTATGCGAATCAGAGCTTTCAGCAGGCTCTGGAAGCACTGAAAAAGTAA
- a CDS encoding DUF4013 domain-containing protein: protein MVIIIENISLSDAFRYPFKKPKRLLYALLLLIPIFGWLILFGYLVRLINEFIEGRYEGPIKLNIIDDMSLGFTIFLKSLPFIIVYVIVISAVNYFSETFGILLNLLLSVFVIPILQVNFYRKQTIKSYFEFDVLNIVKDNLGSYVAVILKQYALTIIFLILSIVLIGIPALFFTGTIFVANFYGKYTEAKNIFVSKPEYEDQVPV from the coding sequence ATGGTGATAATTATAGAGAATATAAGTTTATCAGATGCTTTTAGGTATCCTTTTAAAAAACCAAAAAGACTTCTATATGCACTACTATTGCTTATTCCAATTTTTGGATGGCTTATACTCTTTGGTTATCTTGTAAGATTAATTAATGAATTTATTGAGGGTAGGTATGAAGGGCCAATTAAACTCAATATTATAGACGATATGAGTCTTGGATTTACTATCTTCTTGAAGTCTCTTCCCTTCATAATTGTGTACGTTATCGTAATTTCTGCGGTAAACTATTTCAGTGAAACCTTTGGAATTCTCCTCAATTTGCTACTTTCTGTCTTTGTAATTCCAATTCTGCAAGTTAACTTCTATAGGAAACAGACCATTAAATCTTACTTTGAGTTTGATGTCCTGAACATTGTTAAGGACAACCTCGGAAGTTATGTTGCAGTAATCCTGAAACAGTATGCACTTACGATTATCTTTTTAATTCTCTCAATTGTACTTATAGGCATACCGGCTTTGTTTTTTACAGGCACAATTTTCGTTGCAAATTTTTATGGAAAATATACTGAAGCAAAAAACATTTTTGTCTCAAAACCAGAATATGAAGATCAAGTGCCAGTCTAA
- a CDS encoding nitroreductase family protein, translating to MNINVDSDLCSQCGVCSKVCPMGIIDPADEVQLPRVHEGMDAVCLSCGHCEAFCPSGALTFTDMGDKTHESVISKGAISPENLGLFLKSRRSIRTYKPTEVPYATIESILDIVRYAPSGGNSQLVEWLVIHDPRVVRNIAEQTIDWEREVAKSSLPMAPRASAMVAAWDKGTDVICRGAPHIILALMAEDKVMAMGDVITGDAIIALTHFEIAAQAFGIGACWARVLLIASQNRSSLLEYLNLPEGRRIVNAMLFGYPQYAPQFIPRRNPPHVTWR from the coding sequence ATGAATATAAACGTTGATTCTGATCTCTGTTCACAGTGCGGTGTATGCTCTAAGGTTTGCCCAATGGGTATTATCGATCCCGCAGATGAAGTACAGCTTCCTCGAGTACATGAGGGGATGGATGCAGTTTGTTTGTCCTGTGGGCACTGTGAAGCATTCTGTCCATCAGGAGCGCTTACGTTTACTGATATGGGAGATAAAACTCATGAAAGTGTAATCTCAAAAGGAGCGATCTCTCCAGAAAATCTTGGCCTTTTCCTCAAAAGCCGGCGTTCGATTCGGACATATAAACCCACAGAAGTACCTTACGCAACTATTGAGTCGATCTTAGATATTGTCCGGTACGCCCCCTCAGGTGGAAATTCTCAATTGGTTGAATGGCTTGTTATTCATGATCCCCGTGTTGTGCGAAATATTGCTGAGCAAACTATTGATTGGGAGAGGGAAGTAGCTAAGAGCAGTCTTCCCATGGCTCCCAGGGCTTCAGCGATGGTTGCGGCCTGGGACAAAGGAACTGATGTGATCTGTCGAGGGGCTCCGCATATAATTCTCGCTCTTATGGCTGAGGACAAAGTGATGGCAATGGGCGATGTAATTACTGGCGATGCAATTATTGCATTGACCCACTTCGAAATTGCAGCGCAAGCCTTTGGTATAGGAGCATGTTGGGCTAGAGTTCTCCTAATAGCATCTCAGAATCGGTCTTCTCTCCTTGAATATCTGAATCTACCTGAGGGACGGAGGATTGTAAATGCCATGCTCTTTGGATATCCTCAGTACGCGCCTCAATTTATTCCCAGGAGGAATCCCCCTCACGTTACATGGAGGTGA
- a CDS encoding TetR/AcrR family transcriptional regulator encodes MVRIVKNPEERRTELIETAESLFFQKGYEYTAVSDIVKKINVGQGTFYHYFKSKEDILEAVAEKVVAPIAEDVRNIAKGNEDSATKVNSILNSILKAGNSETGFMKLMHQKGNYLLHDKLEKALETKISPIIAEVISKGMDEGFLNMSYPKESFILLLSSTLYLSHHSTWDHEARERMRAALEEITARVLGVKDYRFHLEI; translated from the coding sequence ATGGTAAGGATAGTTAAAAACCCTGAGGAGAGAAGAACGGAACTGATTGAAACAGCTGAAAGCCTTTTTTTTCAAAAAGGATATGAATACACTGCAGTCAGTGATATAGTCAAAAAGATCAATGTTGGTCAGGGAACGTTTTATCACTACTTTAAGTCCAAGGAAGATATTCTTGAAGCAGTAGCGGAGAAAGTTGTAGCTCCTATTGCCGAAGATGTACGGAATATTGCAAAAGGCAACGAAGACTCAGCTACGAAAGTTAACTCCATACTAAACAGTATTTTAAAGGCTGGCAACTCTGAAACAGGTTTCATGAAACTCATGCACCAGAAGGGCAACTATTTGCTTCATGATAAACTTGAGAAAGCTCTCGAAACTAAAATATCACCCATTATAGCTGAGGTGATATCAAAAGGCATGGATGAAGGTTTTTTGAATATGAGCTATCCTAAAGAGTCCTTCATACTTCTGCTGTCCTCAACGCTATATCTTTCCCATCATTCCACCTGGGATCATGAAGCTCGTGAGAGAATGCGTGCCGCTTTGGAGGAAATTACTGCAAGAGTCCTTGGGGTAAAAGATTACCGGTTCCATCTGGAGATTTAA
- a CDS encoding amylo-alpha-1,6-glucosidase: MMRMSLKGDMFHSAGVPWYDTLFGRDSVISALQLLPFEAKLAKSTLLVNAKFQSNKLDDWRDQEPGKMLHELRQGELANLNLIPHTPYYGTVDATPLFLILLAEYVNWTGDLELVKQLEDNMDQALKWIDVYANMKGDGFAYYAVKSPLGIYNQGWKDSPDSISRSDGTLAKKPIAVAEVQGYVYMAKIRLAPLFRKLGRESEAARLEKEAGELKKRFNREFWMKDRQFFAQALDAEGLCDVISSNPAQCLWTGIIDQKYVKYLVNRIFKEDMFTEWGIRTLSSKEQRYNPLGYHNGTVWPHENAIIAMGLRNYGFINEMSLLFTGMYEAARTFEYYRLPECFGGLTRSEYSIPVKYPVACSPQAWASGTMPFMLTASLGIVPDALNNRLVINKPHLPSWLDNVQFNNVKVGNTLTDLSFRRVEYETLVNVSKKSGDINVLIEY, translated from the coding sequence ATGATGCGAATGAGCCTAAAAGGAGACATGTTCCATTCGGCAGGGGTACCCTGGTATGACACATTATTCGGGCGGGATAGCGTCATCTCGGCACTCCAGCTATTGCCATTCGAGGCGAAGCTGGCAAAAAGCACACTGCTGGTAAACGCAAAATTCCAAAGCAACAAATTAGATGATTGGAGGGATCAGGAGCCTGGTAAAATGCTCCACGAACTGAGGCAGGGAGAACTGGCCAACCTGAACCTGATACCTCATACACCGTATTACGGTACTGTCGACGCAACTCCCCTGTTCCTGATTCTTTTGGCTGAATACGTGAACTGGACAGGGGACCTCGAATTGGTCAAGCAGCTGGAAGACAACATGGACCAGGCCCTGAAATGGATCGATGTGTACGCCAATATGAAAGGAGATGGCTTTGCCTACTATGCGGTAAAATCCCCACTGGGTATTTACAACCAGGGATGGAAGGACTCACCTGACTCGATCAGCCGTTCAGATGGCACGCTGGCGAAAAAACCGATTGCTGTGGCCGAAGTACAGGGATACGTGTATATGGCAAAAATACGTCTTGCACCTTTGTTCAGGAAGCTGGGTCGAGAAAGTGAAGCAGCCAGACTTGAAAAGGAAGCCGGGGAACTGAAAAAGAGGTTCAACCGTGAGTTCTGGATGAAAGACAGGCAATTTTTCGCCCAGGCACTGGATGCGGAAGGCTTATGCGATGTGATATCGTCGAACCCGGCTCAATGCCTGTGGACAGGAATCATTGATCAAAAATACGTAAAATACCTGGTAAACAGGATCTTCAAAGAAGATATGTTCACAGAATGGGGCATTCGTACTCTGTCATCGAAAGAGCAGCGGTACAATCCGCTAGGGTACCACAACGGTACGGTCTGGCCGCATGAAAACGCAATAATTGCCATGGGCTTGAGAAATTACGGGTTCATCAATGAGATGTCCCTACTGTTCACAGGCATGTATGAAGCAGCAAGGACATTTGAGTATTACCGTCTGCCGGAATGCTTCGGTGGACTGACGCGCTCTGAGTACAGCATCCCTGTAAAATATCCTGTAGCCTGTAGTCCGCAGGCTTGGGCATCCGGAACCATGCCGTTTATGCTTACTGCCAGCCTGGGCATAGTTCCCGATGCCCTGAATAACCGGCTTGTCATTAACAAGCCCCATTTGCCTTCATGGCTGGATAACGTGCAATTTAACAACGTAAAGGTCGGCAACACGCTTACTGATCTGAGTTTCAGGCGAGTCGAGTACGAGACGCTAGTTAACGTATCCAAGAAGAGTGGAGACATCAATGTGCTCATTGAGTATTAA
- the acsC gene encoding acetyl-CoA decarbonylase/synthase complex subunit gamma, whose product MKINSPLEAYKYLPQTNCGECGEATCMAFASKLIDRSGKTTDCLPLIKEKKFAKKLAELDRLLAPEIREVVIGVGDRAVKIGGDDVLYRHKLTFFNKTKMFFDVTDTMEDAALVDRVKSIANFKKFYVGRNLLIDGVAIRSVSNDPAKFSAAVKKVSEVGIPMIFCSFNPAVLKAGLEAAKDANPLLYAANKDNWKEVGELALEYNVPVVVSAINDLDTLKSLTKTFSDAGVKNIVLDPGTYPSGKGMKDSFTNFLKIRRAGIMGDTEIAYPILALPFTAWMSGISDPVSASYWETAMAAVFTIRYGDVMILHSLEPYATLPEVHLAETIYTDPRTPVAVDSKMYKVGTPDENSPVLFTTNFALTYYTVESDLSSNGINCYLLAVNTDGIGVEAAVAGGQLTADKVKDAFEKSGFDLKTDVNHNTVITPGLAARLQGDLEDKLGAKVLVGPMDSGRLPGFMEKNWPPKK is encoded by the coding sequence ATGAAGATAAACAGCCCATTAGAAGCTTACAAGTACCTGCCGCAGACCAACTGTGGAGAATGTGGTGAAGCAACCTGTATGGCTTTTGCTTCCAAACTGATTGATAGGTCCGGGAAGACAACAGACTGCCTGCCTCTTATTAAGGAGAAGAAGTTTGCAAAGAAACTCGCAGAACTTGACAGGCTTCTTGCTCCTGAGATTCGTGAAGTTGTGATAGGTGTTGGCGATAGAGCAGTCAAGATTGGTGGTGACGATGTTCTTTACCGTCATAAACTGACCTTCTTCAACAAAACTAAGATGTTCTTTGATGTGACGGACACAATGGAAGATGCTGCCCTTGTTGATAGGGTAAAGAGCATTGCTAACTTCAAGAAGTTCTATGTCGGTCGCAACCTGCTTATTGACGGTGTAGCTATCAGGTCCGTGTCCAATGACCCTGCTAAGTTTTCTGCTGCTGTCAAGAAAGTTTCCGAGGTTGGCATCCCTATGATCTTCTGTTCCTTCAACCCTGCTGTTCTTAAAGCCGGCCTTGAAGCTGCAAAGGATGCCAACCCTCTGCTCTACGCTGCAAATAAGGATAACTGGAAGGAAGTAGGTGAGCTTGCTCTTGAATACAATGTTCCTGTAGTTGTTTCCGCTATTAATGACCTTGATACACTGAAGAGTCTTACAAAGACCTTTTCAGATGCAGGTGTTAAGAATATTGTGCTTGACCCTGGAACTTATCCTAGCGGGAAGGGTATGAAGGACAGCTTCACCAATTTCCTTAAGATCAGGAGAGCAGGTATTATGGGAGACACCGAGATTGCCTATCCTATTCTTGCTCTTCCGTTTACTGCCTGGATGTCCGGTATTTCCGATCCTGTGAGTGCTTCATACTGGGAAACCGCAATGGCTGCTGTGTTTACTATCCGTTATGGCGATGTTATGATTCTGCACAGCCTTGAGCCCTATGCTACTCTTCCTGAGGTTCACCTTGCCGAGACTATCTATACTGACCCGAGAACTCCTGTTGCTGTAGATTCCAAGATGTACAAGGTAGGAACTCCGGATGAGAATTCTCCAGTGCTTTTCACGACAAATTTCGCTTTGACTTATTATACAGTCGAGAGCGACCTTTCTTCAAACGGGATCAACTGCTATCTGCTTGCAGTTAACACCGATGGTATCGGTGTTGAAGCTGCGGTTGCCGGCGGCCAGTTGACTGCTGATAAAGTAAAGGATGCTTTTGAGAAGTCTGGCTTTGACCTCAAGACGGATGTTAACCACAATACTGTAATTACTCCTGGTCTTGCTGCTCGTTTGCAGGGTGACCTTGAGGATAAACTCGGTGCAAAGGTTCTTGTTGGTCCTATGGACTCTGGAAGACTCCCAGGCTTTATGGAAAAGAACTGGCCTCCGAAGAAATAA
- a CDS encoding VC0807 family protein, whose product MELKDTIRKIFDLNFLLSVVIPIIIFYALSHFNMVLLGTILAGSWALAAIVFQYTGSRKVNVFAIIVALSAICSAIGLFGTIVFHSPTFYLESPILTDLVFGCIFFGSLFIGKPLIQVFAEYEMKDSFSQKLRMHPKYVSAWRILTAGWGLMCMSQALLRLALLHTASPAVYYSISSVYGSVSTPLFLLFTFWFPKWYWRDLTKGTHAHEYRIVHNKLTVK is encoded by the coding sequence ATGGAATTGAAGGACACAATTAGAAAAATATTCGACCTGAACTTCTTATTGAGTGTGGTTATCCCGATCATTATCTTTTATGCTCTGAGCCATTTTAATATGGTTCTGCTGGGAACTATTCTGGCAGGTAGCTGGGCTCTGGCTGCAATCGTTTTTCAGTATACCGGAAGTCGCAAAGTTAACGTATTTGCGATAATAGTAGCCTTATCAGCAATTTGCTCTGCTATTGGATTATTTGGGACGATAGTTTTTCACAGTCCGACTTTTTATCTGGAATCTCCAATACTTACGGATCTGGTGTTCGGATGTATATTCTTTGGTTCTTTGTTCATAGGGAAACCTTTGATTCAGGTCTTTGCGGAATATGAAATGAAGGATTCTTTTTCACAAAAACTGCGCATGCACCCGAAGTATGTTTCTGCATGGAGAATATTGACGGCCGGATGGGGTTTGATGTGTATGTCTCAGGCACTGTTGAGATTGGCACTGCTACATACTGCTTCTCCAGCGGTTTATTATTCAATAAGTTCAGTTTATGGAAGCGTTAGCACTCCACTCTTTTTGCTGTTTACTTTCTGGTTCCCTAAATGGTACTGGAGAGATCTCACAAAAGGAACTCATGCACATGAGTATAGAATAGTGCACAATAAACTTACAGTAAAATGA